A stretch of the Panicum virgatum strain AP13 chromosome 9N, P.virgatum_v5, whole genome shotgun sequence genome encodes the following:
- the LOC120691796 gene encoding expansin-A31-like, protein MAKLLMLCTMVAACLALAAADWSPGTSTFYGGVDGSGTMGGACGYDNLYNAGYGVLNAALSQTLFNDGASCGQCYLITCDGSRPGGQYCKPGNSITVSATNLCPPNYALPDGGWCGPGRPHFDMSQPAWEHIGVYQAGIVPVLYQRVQCTRTGGVRFSMAGSNYFLLVNIQNLGGSGSVAAAWVKGDNTGWIQMSRNWGANWQALAGLVGQGLSFAVTSTGGQYIQFLNVVPAWWQFGMAFSTNQNFVY, encoded by the exons ATGGCTAAACTCCTGATGCTGTGCACGATGGTTGCGGCGTGCCTCGCACTTGCCGCCGCCGACTGGTCTCCCGGCACCTCCACATTCTacggcggcgtcgacggctCCGGCACCATGG GAGGCGCGTGCGGGTACGACAACCTGTACAACGCCGGGTACGGCGTGCTCAACGCGGCGCTGAGCCAGACGCTCTTCAACGACGGCGCGTCGTGCGGGCAGTGCTACCTCATCACCTGCGACGGGTCACGCCCGGGCGGCCAGTACTGCAAACCCGGCAACAGCATCACCGTCTCGGCCACCAACCTGTGCCCGCCCAACTACGCGCTCCCCGACGGCGGCTGGTGCGGCCCGGGGCGCCCCCACTTCGACATGTCGCAGCCGGCGTGGGAGCACATCGGCGTCTACCAGGCCGGCATCGTGCCGGTCCTCTACCAGCGGGTCCAGTGCACGCGCACTGGCGGCGTGCGCTTTAGCATGGCCGGCTCCAACTACTTCCTGCTCGTCAACATCCAGAacctcggcggcagcggctccgTGGCGGCGGCATGGGTCAAGGGCGACAACACAGGGTGGATCCAGATGTCCAGGAACTGGGGAGCCAACTGGCAGGCGCTCGCCGGGCTCGTCGGccaggggctcagcttcgcCGTGACCAGCACCGGCGGGCAGTACATTCAGTTCCTGAACGTCGTGCCGGCGTGGTGGCAGTTCGGCATGGCCTTCTCCACCAACCAGAACTTCGTCTACTAG